The Amblyomma americanum isolate KBUSLIRL-KWMA chromosome 2, ASM5285725v1, whole genome shotgun sequence genome contains the following window.
caatatgtaagctacatcgatgaaactcgactaaatgaaactttaagatgcatttaacatctaggcgagagagctaatctctaactgttatgcgcgacgaaatatcaatttttatttttcgtcgccgttaagttacgcgccgccgcgccaccggctgtcgcgagatggcgcgaccagtttttcgaggcgcatggtccagaatcctggggatgctcTTCTATCAAGGTTCCCGAACATGAGGAATACTATTCTTACCTGACATGGGGGAGGGAGATATAAAGACGTGACTGTGTGAATGTAAATGTGAAGTTTGACTGCTATGTAAACTCATACCTGTTGAAATGTGCAATCTgtagtttcaattttttttcctttgttgccCCGTTTCTTCTAAGCAAGAGAGTATTGAGACCATGAAACGTCACTTAGAGGACGCAGCGCAACCCGGTTGCAGATCCACCATCGGCGGCGTCCGCTTTCACGTGGGCCCTTGCCTGCAGACCACCTCTGGGTGCTATGTAATATACGCGTAAAGGCGCGCGATGGCAGCAAGCAATTCTCGTTTTCGAAGCGCCAAATGCGCTGACTTTTTCGTCATCTGGGGACAGATGGAACGAGGCTATGAGGAGCAATCATGTTTTTGACTCCTTAGAAGAGAGCGCAAGCCAGCAATGCAAATGGGCCCGTGCCAGATGAATGCGAGTGGGTCGAAGTGCGCTATCTTACACTTATTTTATAAAACTTACTTATAAACCTTACTTTATAAAACTGGTTAAGTGAACGCAAATTTTAGTGCTCGACGAACTTCGTGTGTATTATATTGAAGTTTAGCCACTTGGGTATAGAAAAGAAATAGTCGTATTGCTAAAGCGTGACTAGTGAACAGTTGTTGGAAAACAAGACTTGTTCTAACTGCCGCATATATGTGATTGTGTCTAACAACGAGATAATAAATGGCAGTCTCAACTGCAGCTGCTGTACTGCATCCTCTCACGAGCCTGCTGCCAGTGGCAAATCTATAGAATGCTGCTTTGCAGAGCGTCTCAAATAGCGTATAGCTTTCGACACCAGCCGGGACTGTATTGATGTACTCAGTTCGTCAAAAGCTTAGAGATCATGCTTGATTTAAGCAAGCTGTAAAGTGAGGTGGCTTAGTTTGTTCATATAGTGTGCATTTCCAGCGGTCATGCCCTGTACACACATTTAAACAGCGGCCTGGTGTAACAAAAGCAAGTGCATGGGCGCCATTAAGAGTACACAGAACTAGTAGGAGTAGGATGAGAGTCAATATTCTGCCTTTATTACGAATACGTTCCATTTGTCTCATCCAGATTACAGAGTGTCTAAATGTAGGTGTTATTTTCGCAATAAATTATGAAATGTTGATTGTGCAAATTTATGGAACACGATATACTATTCGGCAAACCATTAATATAAACTAGAAGCAGCACTCCACCTCAAACTGAGCATTGCgcacaagaaaacaaaagcaCACCTTTAAATTTCTTGTGGGTCTTAGTGCCGTATGAACAGGTTATGCAATAAAAAAGGAGGAGGGCACAGTAAATATCTTTTACATTTGACCCAGTTTTTTAGTACTCTGATTTTTTTAATCAGGCGTCGAGCAGCCTTTGTCCATTGTGGCGGCTCCCGGTTTCTTCACGGGCCAATTGGACTCGTTTAAGAGTGCGCGGCCATCTGGTGTGAAGAAAAGAAGGCACAACGGTCAAACAGTACCGCGAGAACAGAGAAAAGAAGAGTGCGACGATGCAAGATTTGAAGATAAAGGAAAAATAAACGAGAGGCGCCAGCTTCATGAAAAACTAGGCACCGAAAGATGCTGTGGCTGGAGAAGTGTAGCCATTAACAAGGGCGGCATTGTTTTTCCAAGGCTGAGCTGCTGTTCTGTAGAAGAcggggggagtgggggggggggggggtcaagtgTGCTATTGGCACAACTCAGAAAGCGGACGGGTACATTGGAATGAGGAGACATTTTGATGGCATTCACTGGAATCCATAGCGTGGATACATTTAGTAGGCTGGTCAGTCGTTATATGCACAGCCGTTACTCGCgtaggtgcagaaaaaaaatgtctgtatgaGCACGGCGACGACATAGTCTCAAAGTGTGGAAATGGGGCCAGTTAGCACAGAGCTCGCGAGCGGAAACAGACAGGAAATCGGAGAATATTCAGCACACTCGCACACGTCTAGCACATCTGGCAATGAGGAAAGGTCATTACTCTGCAGTAGCGTTCGTGTTCCTGGTGTCTTCCTcctgtggttttcttttttgctctacCTTTTTATTAGAAATCGCATTTTAGTGTATTGGGCTAATTATTACAACGTTGACTTTCGACTCATAATTTAAATCGACGGCTGCATTTACTGATAAAACGTAGTGACATTTGCTCGAACAGTAACGCAACCGCATATCTTCGGCGTTGCTCGGCTCGTCGTGTGGTTGTCTTTTGCTTTCGAttttgcacacacacaaacacacataaaGTAGGTTGGGAtaatataaaaaaattgaaaaataagtGTCTCAGCCCGTGCTTCTCAGTATAACTACAGAAAAAAATCAGGAGCTAGTACGCACACTTCTCGACAGCCGCGAAAGGTAAACGTAGCCTCGGCAAATCGCTTCAAATCGAAACGATCCATTAACTCTTGGTCGTGATGAGAAAAGAGGCGTTACCACAAAAGAACACAGCAAACTAAGATGTGGAAGCGAATACTTGCATACACATTCAGAGGCCCTTGCACAGTGAAAACGACACGATCAGATACGCAGAGTATTgcactccgctgtccgacgcCTGTTGCTGTTATCCTTGCAGACGGCTCCAGTGACAGTGCGCAGTGGTCTTACGTTACCGGTCGCACAAGTTCCTGGTTTCGCGAAAGGAATTTCTCCCTGACCACTCCGAGCGAAGGCCATACAGTCTCCTTGTTTGCTGCGGCCGGCTTCCCCGAAAAAGTCGGACGAATGTAAGGCTAAGAAAATCGGGCGCATCCAAACAAATTCCCTTTCCCGTGACGGCATAGCGATCTAACATTGAGCATTATTAGCTATGTTTGAAATATGTTTTTAACAATGAGTATTACGGTTATAGTGTGTTTTAGAACACGAAAATTCATTGCAACATGGGAATGCATGCCTTGGCTGCCTTGCCAAGAAAAGTGGTCGTAAGGTGTAGTGGAGCAGCTCCATGGGCGAATAACGCAGCTCGCCGAGAATTTAAGGGTCAAAATGGCATTGAACACGTAACCACAACGAACAGCTCCAATGACCAGTCCCTACTACCTGAAAAGGGAGCCTATCCTTTAATCCGACGCTTGATTTTGCTGATCAGAGCCGCGTCCTTGGGGCTGTGCCTGACGGCCGTTCGGCGCTTGGCCGAACTGTCCACGGCCTTGTCGACCACCGTCACCTGGGGGGCATCCATGTTGGAGAGGTCGACGTCGGCCACTGCGAGAAATGCAGCCACGATGAAGAGCGAGATCCGACCGGTGCCTAAGGCAGACAAGACGGCTAGCGCCTCGTGCCCAATTCTGTAGCACCAACCACGAAATACGACACTGAAGGGCTAAATAACTGGCGCTAAACACAAGGATTGGACACATCTGACCAGTTGTATCTTGGTGTGGTCGCATAGCTTCAGCACGGATGTGGCAGCAGAAACAAGACCCTAATATAGAAGACCCATTAAACGCTCACCGACCATCCCCTCCTCTCGTTTAACAAATCCCGGCAAGTATGCAGCCCCACGACTGCAGCGATATACCAGCTGCAGGCCGAGAGTCAGGATGAGAGATGAGAGGAGGAATTTCTCTGGGATAGAGGGGCGGCGTGCGAGGAGGGGCAGGGCTAATTCATTTAAGACGCGAACGGCTTTGTGCTGCAGCCAGCGTAACCTAAGTGGGGATGGTACTGGCGACAACGGCACAAGGAGCAACACCAGCCAGTGTGCGGCTTTGCCAGAACAAAGTCTCGGCTTACTCGGTGAAACAGATGATGGATGGATGATCTTACAAATTGGTGAGTGCAAATTTTATTCTTATCTGAAAACCATTGTGTGCTTATATATGCAAGAAGTTGTCTCCTCGAAAGAGACTCTTCTTGGAGAATACCCTAATCCTGGTTCCTGTCTTTTTGGCTATTTCACTCGACTGAGTTAAGTTCTATGAAGGTAGCCAAGGCAGCAAGCTGCACACGTGCTTCGTACTGCTCAGTTTTAGGAGCCTATTCAGCTCTCTTCCACTGACGTCCTTCATTCCAGCGCCACTCGGCGCCTTTACTGCTCAGAGTAACAGGAAGTCAACACCTAATCTTGCGCCTCTGAACCTGCACGCCTCTTACCGTTGTCGTGCTCCATGGGGAACTCGTGGCGCCTCTTGTGGCTCGAGTGATGTTTCCTCGTGACTGCGAAAGAAGTTGAAGAAAGGAAGATTGAATTTCGGAACACGTTTTACATTAAACAATGCTTTTGGAGAGCCTATCCTATTCTGGTATTTTTGAGCAAGGTCGGCGGCGAAGGCATGCGCGCTTTCGGAATTCGAACATCCGACATGGATATTATATGCGGTAAGCTATACGCCTCTAAATAAAAAAGCAGAATACCattaatagttaaaaaggtaattatTAAGTATTACTTAACCAGCTTCTTATCTAGCACGTCTTATATTGAAACCGCTATGCCTAAAAAGCGCTATTCTCAAAAAGTCTATattaaaaaattgcagaaaatcATAGGTGAAACAGCTTGTATGGTACCGAAAACCCCCAGGAAATTTTATATATATGCTCGACCTGGGCACCTGAGTAGagagatttggtttggtttggtttaatggCACCTAGGAAGCTAAGGCATCATGCGCCAGCCACAAGGTATAGGAAGACTTAGTGCAGAATTTTAGAGAAATGTGAAAAAATTATCGGTGGTGTATACGGCCTAAAACGCTCGTTTTACTATCCAGTGATGCCAAAAGAGAGACATTTCAAGAATGTACACGAGTAAAAGCTTCAAAAAAAAGTCGGTTAACCTCTGGAGCCATCCTTGCCTGCACAAGGATATCGAGGCTTCAAACCAATCTAATAACGACCTCAGCCTTGTTCTCAGGAAGCCTGAGTAGAGAGAATCAAAACGATTATTCCGGGATAATAGTGCAGTTCTGCAACACAGGCTGGGTTTGAAGTGATGTCGGGCATGCAAAAAAGATTTATTTTTGAGCCATTTCATCGCAGCACCGAAAATGTGTTCAACATATTGGACACATACACCTCATATACAATATTAACATATAAACCTGCATGAGCGACTTGCCCGTAGTTCCCATCATTTCAGAGAGCGCTTTCACGTCCTAGTACGTTGGTTATCTTCAACAATACGGACGATGACCTCCAGCGGAGATGCTCATAAAACAAAATGATTAAGCAATGAGTCATTAACTGTGAGCAGGCTCGTAGCAAAAACGCTGCACAGAAAGTGTCCTTTCAATCCGCTAATTTTCTCATGGTGACTTTCACAAAGGTGCAACACCTGAAGACGAGAACTTCGGCCCACCAACGAAGTTCTACGCCGTGCGCTTATTTGTGGGTTCTTGAGCAGGAAAACTTCTCTTCCATCAAAATCGAAACCTATATGTCTTCGAAAATGCTGAACAGTTGCCGCGGAGAGGCATACAAAGCTTTGAACTCACGCCTGGGCACGACCACGGTGACTATGAGGAGCATGGCGAGGAGGACAAGAAACAGCGTGCCGCACACGATCAGCACTGTGAGGATGCTGTCGGTGTTCAAGAGACCCCCACGACGCGGTGCCTGGGCGGCCTGGATCACGCTGCGATGGTTAAAAAAAGAGGCCATTTTCACATAGCATCCAGTCACCACTAAAGGGCCCTTTGTCATTTTTATTGAGGACTATTTATCTCGTTTCATTATTTTCAATTATTCTCTTTATTAAGATCGACACTAATACTATGGGAAGAAAGGAAAACGTAAGACGAAATCAGTAAACATGGATAAGACATAAAAATGATTAACAGCTTGAGCGTAAATGACCGCGAGGATCACTTTATAGCTGATACGCATGCAAAACACTGAGTGGCGCTTCTTTAGGTCCTACCGACTTCCGCAAGAAGCCGCAGTGGTCTACGGAGGCTTCGCTTTGGCTACTACTACTTCACACTTAACAAGGCCGCCTGCTTTGTCCCTGCAAACACCCGCGAATAAATAATAAAATCTTCGCATGATGAACAAACTTCTGGCTTCCTCGATCGGTATTGCTGAAGCCCTCTGTCGAATTCAAGAAAAGTACTTTTCTCGCAAATGGTACGCTGACGTTGCTCATTAAATCAAGGCATGTCATGACAGGCGAAACCGGGGAAACACCGTCAACAACATCGGCATTAATTATGCAGGCCAATTTGACAACCAACGAGACATTTCTTGGCAGATCATCAGAAACCCTCTTggcagatcggcatggacctaTTTGACCTGTTTGCCAACTCGGCGTCCGGAAACAAGTTAATTCTGGCGTGATCATTGCGATTATTGCGGAGGGTATTGCGTTAGCAAGTCGGCTCAAATTTCATACGCGCATTGACTCGTGGCGCCCCGTGTGTTTAGTCACGCAAAATAGCAGGTAGATTAAAGTTGATGAATGCGATTTCCTAAGAACGACGCGAGAGTCTCGCATTTTAACACGCAGAGACGAAGGCTGCTTTTATGCCGGAGTAGTTTAATGCAGCCACAAGTGAATCTGATCTATTTGCACAGGCTAGGGCTCAAATCCTGCTCTGGGCCATAAGCATGGCAAGCTCCTTATTACTCCTCCTCTACGCTCCGTTGGACGTACTACTGCGGACATAAGTTTCCGGGAcgagagttctaggaaaaacgtttattgcagctccattCCGGTATATCCAGtggcctgatattgtgaagagaggaaggagcagtTAGGCGTTTAATGCCTTCATAGTATATCAGGTGACTGGGCTACGAGGTGGAGCTACGATAAACGTTTTTGTTAGAACGCGCGTCCTGGAAACTTTCGTTTCAgggcacatggtaactagcgctaaagacaaggacagaagagaaATAGTCTTCACGAACGCTACAAAACGCGCTGCCCAGACAAGTCCTGCTCACACACGGTGATTGACAGAGTGCACCAGCAGGCACATCGCATGACGAAGGCAGGTTCCTCTAGACAGCTCATGACATCCGTTGCTGAAGGCCCGTTAAAAACGATAAACGCTGCGAAACAGGCAACGACGACTAAGCTACACGCTCATGAGCGGGCTATATGCGTGGCGCTGCCCTATATCTCTACCAGCTGTCAGAATACCTTAAGAAGGTGGGGCAAGAAGGCAGGGTCGAAGTTGAGCTTACTACACCAGATAAACTCGGCAAACTGTGCAAGGCTGATAATGTGGcctcaaaacaaaaacagcattgcCCGATAAAAACATCAAACGCCGTATGTGGCTTGCAAGACCAATGTCTACGGAACTACCTTGTCATGCGGAAATTGCTAAATTGGTCAAACTGGCCtttgtatcaatgttcggctaaTGGAGCACAGGCTGGCTGTAGAGGCACTGTCAGGttcgggacacttggcggcacactGCACATGTTGTGGAGATAAGTGTGCTCCGATGTATAATCAGAAACGGGTCGTTTTTTCAAGTTCAGATCAGAAGGAACGTGAAATACTGGAAGCCTTCCTCATTTACCTGGAAAAACAGTCGTACGTAAGCAATCCATCCTTATTTTTTTCATCGAAAGAATTACATTTTCTAAACCTGAAGGTGCCGTTGTACATGCGCTTTTGGGGTGTGATGTTTTGTACATGTTTTACCTATGTATTGAATGTGTCGatctggaataaaaccagttgatgtctagcgttcgtggtgtccgtcttctgtccttgtctttagcgctagttaccatgtgccctgaatctaaagatcaccaagcAGCCTAGCTTTCCGCTTTAAAaccttttgtccccagtagtacatggGACGCTGGAGATTCGTTCACATAACTGTTCTAATCCTGATGGATTAAAAATGGCAACCGGCTGTACCTGACCAGGTACACCAAAGCAAACGCCCTGACGAACTGAACTGCTGATGGGGTCGCAAAGTATTTCATAGAAAACGTTCTCCTGCCCCACGATGGCCCTCAAGGTCGTCTTCACAGACAGGGGAACAGTGTTTAAAGCGGACCTTGTGGACTTTAACATTCTTGGACACAAATTTTCAATATTAGAAAACTGTAAATTACTGATattgaaatattgaagataatggcccATTCTcgcgatatgtagcaaaatttttcttttaggtGTTTTTATCGCTCGCATCGagaagttaagactgccacagaaaaccaatggggaacgcttttcacgaAAGCAAGAACTTCAATAGAAAAAAATTCGAGCCTGGCGACGGGCCTGCGGATAACTGATGCTTGTTGTGAACTCTtagaatatatgaaaaaattgcgctcataaactctttctcgttcaaaaatgttttttacACAATTGTTCGGTACGTGACAGCAAAACATCCCACCGGACGACAACCGCTTATGATCCATCAGTCAATGGCCCAAATGAACGCTTGAACAAAGCTATTGCCGGCATGCTTGCCCTCTACGTGGGCTCTGAGAACAAGATCTAGGACATCGTCCTGCCCTACAACCCCGCTGTGCGTACCCGACACAGATGGCGCCCTTGAAGCTCATCCACGACAGCAAAATTACGACATTCGACGCTGTACTACGGAACCTATAGCCGACGAAGGCAACCTCGACTTCGACGTGCAGGCGTGTCCCGACAGCGGTCAAGGTTAAAGACCAACAGTGCACCGACCCCCGACGCTACAATTTACGCCAACGAGAAATGTAATATACAATCCAGTAAACCGTGTGCCGGTGTGAATGGGAACTCTCGGCCGCAGTGTCAGCAACCAACCTTTGCGGCCTTACAAGACTGTCGACGACTGCACCACTGACAAGCTCAGAATAGCATACTGCTAAGTTGTTCCACACGGTGCGACGGCACTGCCGCGGCGCCACGCTCACCCAGATGCTGTGCATGCGGTAACGTAGGCTACAGCTTGTATTCAGTGGGGCTTTTTCTCTACCTCCATCTTTCTTTGTAAGATTCGAGTGAACGGTACTTAAGAGAGGCTAATGCCCTGAAACGTTTTGTTTCTTCCTCGTGGCCTGCACAGAGCCTTATCAAGTTCCTTGCCTCGCAAGAAGCCCCACATTTTACCCGAAAATGTTGTAACCGATCACAACGCTTTGTGCGACGTCGGAGATTGTTGTCGGTGTTTCCGGCGCCCTAAGTTCTTTGTCACCTCTAAACTGAGAGCAGCTGAGAGCGGAGACGATTCTGGCTGTCAGCGACAGCCTAATGCGTTTGCTGCAATCTATCGCCGCCGAGCTCAGATTAAGGGTGCAGAAGGGTTTCCATGATAAAAGTGTGCCAGTCTGACGCGAGCCTGCATGTCTCTCTTCTGAACTGTTGCCACCATCACCAATTGTTATTCCAAAGTAACCTGGATAATACACGAAACCTCCCATTTTAACTACGCAGCCATGCATGCAGTGTGCGCTTTCAAACTCATGAACACCACAACGGCACAGGATATACACTCATGAAAGGACGAATCACTGCGCTGACTAAAAACTGACGTTTATTCACCGCACCTTCATGTGGTTTCACATAGTAATGAGAAAATATTTCGTAAAAGAGTTGGCGTACGTAAGTGTAGTTCTTGCGACTCTTCCTCAGTTGGCAAGCTTGTGCTTGCGTGTGAACTAAAAAAATGGTGCCATGGTGCCCAGAAATGCACGGAAAAAAGCTGTAAGTCGTCAGTATAACCTGCTTTATTCGACTCTTCTGCCTTCTAGCAGCTTTATATTGGACGAACCAATCATTTAAACCGTAGGTTCAGGAGTACTTTAAGAAAGCTAACAATGCTAATTCCGGACACTTAGTTCCCCATTGTCGCGACTGCTACTTGCGTTTCGATGTTTGAAAAGTGCTAAGCTACAACTGAAAATAAAGACCAACTAACTGCATAGATGATCAAGGTCCTAAGGAGACAGATATCAAGAAACTCGCTCAGAGTTGCCTGAGAGCTCAATGCGTTTATATCTGAGAAAAAGGAAATCGTTTCTCTataatttgtttttttgcttACTTGAAGGTTGTTCATTGCGTAAAGATTGTCATGGTCGGTTCTTACGTgactttcttgattttttttgtgGGGCGGGGAGGGGATCAGCTCGCGCGTACTTATACCGGTCGCATTCCAAATGAACGCCTTAATTTCTTGCGTATGTGTGTGCGCCGCTGCACTGCTCTACCACAATCAAAAAGAACTTACTCAACAGTTCATACTGCAGGCCGACAAACCGCGCCTGGTTTCTAAGCCGCCTTCATCACAACGCCACAGATAATTACCGAAAGCGCAGTCTCCTCGGTCTACATAACACACACGCGTTCGGTACGAATCTCACGGACAACGGCGCGGTAGCAGACTTACAGGgagaggacacctgaaccgtactGTGAATTAAGTGATTATGAAAGGGGTTAATGGGCAAGATTTTTTAAAAAGATGATGTTTAAGCTTCCTCTCGACGAGTTTTGTGGCTTAAGCAATATAGCCTAAGCGTACACAAACGCTATCTTACAAATGATTTCCTCTATATTAAACCGCAGCGGCATCGCCGCCAAACGTTGCAACCCTAAACTCCGCGGTAGCCTGATTACCACCAAACATACTGACCTTTCGGGCTTGAGCCATACGGGACATGGGAGCAGGGTACAAGTATTCTCGGCTATGAGACAGCTCTGGACGTGTGATGAACGCGGCCTTGCGCGATGGCGCACTTGTTTGACGGTAGTGTGGCACAACTATGacagcggcttttttttttactctgaggGAGCGCGAAAAGAccatttctttttcgtcttggCGATCACATGTTACAGGCTTGGCACACTCCTACAGTTCTGCAAGTTGCCAATTCAAGCTTTTGTTGCTAAGCACACGAAGCTCCGTCAACAAGGTTACCGTGAGTGTCTGGCTGGCCAGTGTCGCCACTCATGGTAGAGACACCGTCCTCATTTAGGGGTCGGTGTTATACATTGCTCAGCCGCGACAACATTCCGAATGACGGAATTTTCGGCTTTTCGGCACACTAGACCATCTAATTCTGCTGCCAGACGTCCAAGTCTTATTTCAGGTTGAAATTCAGAACCTCTGCATCCATGGCAGAACTGTGGGAAATGTCTGTCACCTAGAATGGCACCCTCTGTTTGAATACTGGGTGCTCTAACTCTAAGCAATGGTGCAGGTGTCGAAGCACCTTAGATTTCAGGACGCATTCACCCTTTTTTCTCGGTTCGAAACAAGGCGGCTGAGGCATGCGCACGGACGTGTGTACTCACTATCGCCTCGGACTGGGGGGACCCTGCATGCCGTACATGTAGTTGGCGTAGCCCGGATCATAGCCCAATGCTGCAACGAAGAGGAGCACAAACGCTGTAAAAAGGTATTGCCACACGTGGAACGGAAAGGATCGTGCTCAGCACGATTGCATTCTTTTGAGGTGCTGATTCATATTCGATATGCCGCCATTAAAGGCGCCTGTAATTCCTTCGTGTCCAACATCGATAAAGACATTGAATATTTCAAACCTGTATGGTACTGtgatgaaaatattgaaggtaaagaTCCATTCTTTTCATGTgcagaaaatctttcttttacagtTTTTCTAagctaagactgccataaaaaatcagtaaggaacgcttttgacgatagcaagaacttgatagcaaaaacgtgcaagcctgccgacggcagTACTGCAGTTATATTCATTGTTAGAGGGAAATCCTACAATATAT
Protein-coding sequences here:
- the LOC144119346 gene encoding uncharacterized protein LOC144119346, yielding MAVPVQYGQQDAYAQPGAMYPAGYVDPAYAAQQTQPMYGTQPYAGDPYGQTIMGVPSNPAMSPLGYDPGYANYMYGMQGPPSPRRYVIQAAQAPRRGGLLNTDSILTVLIVCGTLFLVLLAMLLIVTVVVPRLTRKHHSSHKRRHEFPMEHDNVADVDLSNMDAPQVTVVDKAVDSSAKRRTAVRHSPKDAALISKIKRRIKG